The region TTGTATTAAAATATGCAAAACACCATTAATATCTTTTTCAATTATTGCACCTACAGCTGGTTTTGCAAATATCTCCATTCAATTTACCTCCATAAAATAATATTTACTTACTCATTTTTTAAAAAATAAATAAATTTACCTTAAAGTCTATAAATCAATAATCTTGCTAAATTTCAACTTCCTCAATACTCTCAAGCTGCATATCACTGAACTTAAAACATAAGATATATGGCATTTTATCAACAATTTTCAAAAAATCAGCATGTCCAAAGTCTGAATTGTAATAATTAATAATTGTACTTAACGCAGTGCCATGAGTTCCAATAACTACACTTTTCCCTAAGTTATTTTTTATAATATTTAAAATCGCAGTGACATTGCGTTCTTGAACTTCTCTTAAGGATTCCCCTCCCAAAAGTTTAAAATCAAAATCTTGCCACTGTTTTTCAGAAAATCCTCTAAAATCTTCTACCCATTCACCAACTCTACGTTCACATAAATCATTGTCAGTTATAATTTCAAGTTCACTATTGTCTGCAAAATCTTTTATCGTATCAACAGCTCTTTTATATGGACTTGAATAAGCGGCAGCAATACCGTTCTACAAAACCTACTCAAATATATCAAAATATATTTATACAAATAGATTTTGCTCAAGAAGTATCACCTTCTCGATTTAATTCATCCATATATTAGATTTCTCTAACGTATGGCCAGTAAATAGAATTTTACTTTTTTTAAAATTCCATTTAGATGTATATGTTGAGTTGTATAAATCCCAATCAACATAGTCCGAACCAGACAATAATTTATCTTTTTTAGCTATATTAACACTACTGTTTATATCTCTTGATAATTTAGTTTTACATTTTTGACATGTAAATTCTCTTATCTGTGGATCTTTTTTTTCTTTATTTCCACATATACAACAATTTTTAGTTGTATCTTTTTCGTCTACTTTTGAATAGTGTTTACCGCTTCTTTCCATTACCCATTTTAGTATGTTTCTAAATTCTCCTATTATTTCTTGATTTAACATGCTTCTATGCATATTATCATAAGTTGCAGTATTAAGACTAGGAGTATAGTCTCCTATTGCTACATAGTCATAGTTTTTTGCTATCCAATTAGCAATGCTATAACAACTTGACTTTATTTGTTCTCGTCTCTTGTGGTAAGCATTGTCTAATGCTTTATTTAGCTTTGTCCATCTTTTGCTTGGTAGGTAATAGCTTCTCCCTGTTTCTGTTTCTATTAGTTTTGATTTTCTGCTGCATAAATCTCTCTTTGATTTTATTTCATCTATTACCTTGTCCCAATATTTTGTTTGTGGCAGT is a window of Anaerosalibacter sp. Marseille-P3206 DNA encoding:
- a CDS encoding histidine phosphatase family protein — protein: MAAAYSSPYKRAVDTIKDFADNSELEIITDNDLCERRVGEWVEDFRGFSEKQWQDFDFKLLGGESLREVQERNVTAILNIIKNNLGKSVVIGTHGTALSTIINYYNSDFGHADFLKIVDKMPYILCFKFSDMQLESIEEVEI
- a CDS encoding RNA-guided endonuclease InsQ/TnpB family protein, with amino-acid sequence MNVMIFNRKIEVIFTKQDELILDGQSKICNWLYNYLLEMTIKDYKENNNDKKLLTGRNLRNQVPILKQEFIFLNTVHSSPLKNTAIRLKETYKKFFNNETGYPKFKSWKKHWFSLYYDEPNKGFKLIENKNLQITLGINKENKRIKVIGKLKENLNLRNTDKIKNFRLCKQQGNKFYAIFCIERKDIDKKETNKWIAIDQNHKNFFVAIDNTGVSYEFEKLPQTKYWDKVIDEIKSKRDLCSRKSKLIETETGRSYYLPSKRWTKLNKALDNAYHKRREQIKSSCYSIANWIAKNYDYVAIGDYTPSLNTATYDNMHRSMLNQEIIGEFRNILKWVMERSGKHYSKVDEKDTTKNCCICGNKEKKDPQIREFTCQKCKTKLSRDINSSVNIAKKDKLLSGSDYVDWDLYNSTYTSKWNFKKSKILFTGHTLEKSNIWMN